The Actinomyces lilanjuaniae genome segment CCTTCGACAACCAGGGCCGCCGCCAGACGTCCTTTGCCGCGGTGGAGGTCATCCCGCTCATCGAGTCTACCGACCACATCGACGTCCCCGAGTCAGATATCCGTGTGGACGTGTTCCGCTCCTCCGGACCCGGGGGCCAGAGCGTCAACACCACCGACTCTGCCGTGCGCATCACTCACCTGCCCACGGGCCTGGTGGTCTCCATGCAGGATGAGAAGTCCCAGATCCAGAACCGTGCTGCCGCCATGCGGGTCCTCCAGTCCCGCCTCCTGCTGCTCAAGCAGCAGGAGGAGGACGCCAGGAAGAAGGAGCTGGCCGGGGACGTCAAGGCTTCCTGGGGGGACCAGATGCGCTCCTACGTCCTCAACCCCTACCAGATGGTCAAGGACCTGAGGACCGGCTACGAGGTCGGCAACCCGGACTCCGTGTTCGACGGCGACATTGACGGCTTCGTTGACGCGGGTATCCGCTGGCGCAGGCAGCAGGAGCAGGGCGAGGGCTGACTGCGGCCGCGCGGCCGCGCTGGCTGTCCGTTCAGGCGGGCTGGGAGGGCTCTGGCGCGAGACTCATCTCGTTCCTCGTGCGTCCGGCCAGCTCGTCGGGGGTCTTGAGGAAGGGGGTCAGAACGGCGCTGAGGAGGTAGAAGCCCGCGTAGGTGAACAGGACCGCGCCCGCTCCGAAGCGGTCGAAGAGCAGGCCCGCGATGGCCGGGGCCGCGAAGGTGGACAGGCCGGCACCCAGGTTGAGGATCGACATCGCTGCTCCCTTGTTGTCGGGGGCCAGCATGGGGAACAGGGCCGACAGGGGGACGTACCCGGCCATGGTGACCCCGCACATGCAGATGATGACGGTCATCAGCGCGGGGTTGTGACCGATTACCTCAGGTGCGTAGTAGACGGCGACGAGCACAACGGCGTAGGCGACGCCCCCTACCCACTGGATCGTGTTGCGCCACCCGACCCGGTCGCCGACATAGCCGAAGAAGAGATTCGCGAAGATGGCGACGGTGAACACGGCTGACCACATGCGCAGCCACTCGGTGGTCGAGTAGCCGAAGGAGGCGAGGTAGATCGGCATGAATACGGCCAGTCCGTACTGGCCCAGTCCGTTGACCGTCTTGACCACGAGCCCGATCGAGATGCGGGGGCGACGCAGCAGGGTCACCGCCTTGAGCAGCTCGCCTGCGCTGAGGTCGTGGATCTCGTGGGCTGGGATCTGGTCGCGGTTGAGCATCACGGCGACGACGGTGCCGACCAGGACGAAGGCTAGACCGGTCCACAGGACACCGATGTGGCCGATGACGGGGATGGTGACCGATGAGTAGAAGGGGCCGATGACGCTCAGTCCCAGGGAGAACATGAACCAGAACCAGCCGACGGCCAGGCCACGGTTCCTCAGGGGGGCGCTGTAGTTGATCCAGGTCAGGAAGGAGTAGGCGAAGAGGGGGTAGCCGATCCCCCTGACGGCGTAGAACACAAGCATGACGGGCCAGTTGAGGGTGGGGACCCCGACCCCGATGAACCCGATGCTGCCGACCGTAAAGGCCACGGTCGCCGCAGTCATGACCCGACGGGGCCGAGGGTCTGGACCAGGACTCCGGACAGCCAGGCAGCGATCACCACGGTGACGCCGTAGACGGTGATGAGGGAGGCGGCGTCGGTCACGCTCACCCCACGATCCACGAGATAGGGGGATATCCAGCCCTGCTCCACGCCGTCACCGACCATGAACAGGGTCAGGCCGACGTATCCCAGAACAGGCTGGGGGTAGGCCGATCTTCTCAAGCATGATGCTCCTTCACCTCGTTGTGAGAGTGAACTGCTCGTGTCACGATGGTAGGAGCACATGACTGAAATTGTCAAGAAACGTCACTTCTTGTCATCTTGAGGCCTTGTGTCAGGCCCTCCCGTTGCGGGGCGTGGCAGCGCGGGCTGAGGCTCCGCCGCGACGGCGCCCTCAGCCCGTCCCGGCGTCCCCGGGTGCGACGCGTGCTTCCTCCCGGCGACGGCGGCTGGCCTGGCTGTCCTCCTCGGCCGCCTTCCCGGCGATGACGCGTCCCTTGGCTGCGGCCAGCAGCTCGTCGTCCTGGTCGCAGATGACGGTGCACTGGGACAGGTCGAAGGCGCGGCACAGGGCGGTGGCCCCGAGCTTGGTGTGGTCCACCAGCACGTAGGTCTCGCCGCTGTGCTCCTGGGCCAGCCGCTTCTTGTTGGCCTCACGCAGGTCGAAGGTCGTCACGCCTGCCCTGCGGCTACATCCGTTGGCCCCGATGAAGGCCTTGTCGAAGAACATGTCCTCCAGGACACGGTCCGTCAGCGCTCCGGCCACCGAGCCGGTGTCAGCGAGGTAGTCGCCGGGCAGCATCGTGACCTGGATCCGGGGGTCGAGCCGTAGCGCGAGCACATGGGTGTTGGAGGTCACGACGTGGACGCGGACATTCCTGAGGAGGGGCAGGACCTGCAGGGTCGTGGTCCCTGAGTCGACGTAGATCGTGTCGCGGTCCTCGACCAGATCAGCTGCCGCTGTGGCGATGGCCCGCTTCTCATGGATATTGATCAGCTCCTTGGCCGCCACCGGGAGCTCGGACATGCGCTCATTGAGCCGCACGGCACCCCCGCGCAGGGCGGTAAGCTCACCTGCGGTCTCCAGGGTACGCAGGTCTCGGCGGACGGTCGACGGGGAGGCTCCCGTCTGCGCGACCAGGTCGTCGATGTAGACGACACCGCTGGTCTCACGCAGCAGGGTGAGAATCGCCTCCCTGCGCTCGAACTGCTTCATCGGAAAGGTCCTTGTACCTCGGCATACTGGTCTGCGCGCCAGCCCCGGTGACAGTCCTCGCGGCGACGTGCGAGGCGAGTATCGCCGCACCGAGGTCGTCGCGTCCACCGTCGAGCGCGGCGGCGAACGCGCCGACGAAGGAGTCGCCGGCCCCGGTGGCGTCCACGACCTGGGCCGGAACCGCCGGGACGTGGTGGACCTCCCCGTTGACAGCGACGTGGCTACCACGCTCACCCAGCGTCATGATGACGCCGGGGGACAGGTGGCGCAGGGCCGTGACCGCCCGTGCGGTCTCCTGCGGGTCGTCCAGGTCAGTGATACGGGAGCCGAGGTAGTGCTGGGCCTCCTCCTCGTTGACCACGAGGTAGTCGCACTCGCGCATCATGGCCGGGTCGGCAGCACGTGCCGGGGCCGCGTTGTAGACCACCCGGGCGCCGTGGAGGCGGGCCAGGCGCACGGCCTGCACGTTGGACTCGGCCGGGATCTCGTTTTGCAGCACAACCACGGAGGCGGTACGGAAGAGGTCCTCCTGGCAGGTGACCCACTCGGGGTCCACGCGGGCGTTGGCCCCAGGCACGATCGTGGCGAAGACGTCGCCGTCGACAATGTGCTCCACGCCGACGCCGGTGTCCTCCTGCGCTGTGCGGACCCGGCACTCGATCCCCTCCTCACGCAGGTTCTCCAGGCAGGACCGGCCGCGCAGGTCCTGCCCGACAGCCCCGACGAGGCTGACCCGGGCACCCATCCTGCTGGCCTGGACCGCCTGGTTGGCGCCCTTGCCGCCAAAGGACTCCCTCAGGTGGTGCCCCACAAGGGTCTCGCCCCGTCGTGGCAGGCGGTCCTGGAAGACGATGAGGTCGTCGTTGATGCTGCCGACGACAAGAACACCGTCCTTGCCGCTGGCGGCCTGTGCTGGTGCGTCCATGGTTCCTCCTTCACGTCGTCGTGGGAGAGCGGGTCACGGTGACCCGCCGAGCAGGGCCAGGCGTAGGCCGTGCACGGCAATAGCGTCGTTGGATGCGGTGATCTCGCGGATACGGTCGACCCCGTAGGCCGTGATGCGCTCGACCAGGGTGTTCGTCGTCGCAATGTTGGCCTGCGCCTCCCGGGCCGGGTCCTCGCGGCGGGGGAAGGTGTCAAAGTAGATGACGCCGTCGTAGTCGTAGCGCAAGAGGTAGTAGAGGAGCTCAGCCGTCTCCCAGGGGTGGACCGAGGCGACCATGAGCCCGTCGTCGTGCGCGTTGTTGCCGTCGTTGAGGTGGACACCGAAGAGCCGGTCCTCGGCGAGCAGGAGGCTCGCCCCCTGGCCCGGGGCCTCACCCGCCATGAGCATGTGGGCGAAGTCCACGGTGGCGCCGACGCTGGGGCGTGCGATCCGGTCGAGCAGGTACAGGGTGGAGCCCAGGGAGGGGATCAGGGCGTGGACCCGCTCCTCGTAGGGCTTGTACTCGATGCTGAGCCTGACGTCCGGCGCGAAGTCCGCCAGGTCCTGGAAGGTGCTGATGATCAGCGCGGTGTCTGCCGCGTAGTCCTTCTGGAACGCGTAGTCGGTACCGTCGAAGCCCTGCCAGATGGTCACCAGGTCGCAGCCCAGCACCCGGGCCGCCTCGATGCCGTCGCGGGTGAGGTCGACGGCGCGCCGTCTCAGGGAGGGGTCCGGATTGGTGAGCTCGCCGTTGACGAAGTCGTCGCGATAGCGCATGGCCACGGAGTTGGTACGCAGGCCCAGCCGGTCAAGGAGGCTTCTCATCTCTACCGGGTCGAGCGTGTCGAAGTGTTCCGGGTAGTTGAGGTCAACGTCAGTGACACCTTTGATGCCGGCGACCGTTCGCAGGGCCGCCCTGACGTCTCCGTCAACGATGAAGGAGTTGAGCCGGGTCGCGTACCTCATGGAAGAAGGATACAAGTCGCGATCATTAGTGTCAAGTTGTGTCAGAATGAGTCATATTGAGGTGACAAAAAATGTCATACGGTGTGGCTGCGGTTAGCCCGGCTCCCAGGCTGGGCGACGTGGCGGCACGCACCTCCTCGCACCTGGCTGCGGCCCTGGCCTGGTCGGCCCTGGCCTCGCGGTGCGGCGCCCGCCGTCGCGTTGGAAAGTGGTGTGCCGAGAGGTCGCTCCTGGCCTCGCGGTGCGGCGGCCACGGGCCGAGGCTGGTTCCCGCAGGCGGTTATCGTGGGCCGTCTAACCTGGCTGCGTCGTCGCAGCGCGGGCGAGTCACCCGTACCCTTGGACGCGGTGCGCGCTGCCCGCCACAGCGGTGGCCCTGGACCAGGGCCTAGGCGTGCAAGGAACATACCCACTCCGTACCCACACGAAAGGTGTACTCGTGGCTGAGTTCGTCTACCAGATGATCAAGGCACGCAAGGCCCACGGTGACAAGGTCATCCTTGACGACGTCACCATGGCCTTCCTGCCCGGGGCCAAGATCGGCATGGTCGGTCCCAACGGGGCCGGGAAGTCTTCCATCCTCAAGATCATGGCCGGAATCGACCAGCCCTCCAACGGCGAGGCCCGGTTGTCCCCGGGCTACTCGGTGGGCATCCTTCTCCAGGAGCCCCCGCTTAACGAGGACAAGACGGTGCTGGGCAACGTGGAGGAGGGAGTTGCCCAGACCAAGGCCAGGCTCGACCGCTTTAACGAGATCTCGGAGGCCATGGCCGACCCCGACGCCGACTTTGATGCGCTCATGGCTGAGATGGGCGCCCTGCAGGACCA includes the following:
- a CDS encoding sugar phosphate isomerase/epimerase family protein; the encoded protein is MRYATRLNSFIVDGDVRAALRTVAGIKGVTDVDLNYPEHFDTLDPVEMRSLLDRLGLRTNSVAMRYRDDFVNGELTNPDPSLRRRAVDLTRDGIEAARVLGCDLVTIWQGFDGTDYAFQKDYAADTALIISTFQDLADFAPDVRLSIEYKPYEERVHALIPSLGSTLYLLDRIARPSVGATVDFAHMLMAGEAPGQGASLLLAEDRLFGVHLNDGNNAHDDGLMVASVHPWETAELLYYLLRYDYDGVIYFDTFPRREDPAREAQANIATTNTLVERITAYGVDRIREITASNDAIAVHGLRLALLGGSP
- a CDS encoding DeoR/GlpR family DNA-binding transcription regulator, giving the protein MKQFERREAILTLLRETSGVVYIDDLVAQTGASPSTVRRDLRTLETAGELTALRGGAVRLNERMSELPVAAKELINIHEKRAIATAAADLVEDRDTIYVDSGTTTLQVLPLLRNVRVHVVTSNTHVLALRLDPRIQVTMLPGDYLADTGSVAGALTDRVLEDMFFDKAFIGANGCSRRAGVTTFDLREANKKRLAQEHSGETYVLVDHTKLGATALCRAFDLSQCTVICDQDDELLAAAKGRVIAGKAAEEDSQASRRRREEARVAPGDAGTG
- a CDS encoding MFS transporter — translated: MTAATVAFTVGSIGFIGVGVPTLNWPVMLVFYAVRGIGYPLFAYSFLTWINYSAPLRNRGLAVGWFWFMFSLGLSVIGPFYSSVTIPVIGHIGVLWTGLAFVLVGTVVAVMLNRDQIPAHEIHDLSAGELLKAVTLLRRPRISIGLVVKTVNGLGQYGLAVFMPIYLASFGYSTTEWLRMWSAVFTVAIFANLFFGYVGDRVGWRNTIQWVGGVAYAVVLVAVYYAPEVIGHNPALMTVIICMCGVTMAGYVPLSALFPMLAPDNKGAAMSILNLGAGLSTFAAPAIAGLLFDRFGAGAVLFTYAGFYLLSAVLTPFLKTPDELAGRTRNEMSLAPEPSQPA
- a CDS encoding ribokinase produces the protein MDAPAQAASGKDGVLVVGSINDDLIVFQDRLPRRGETLVGHHLRESFGGKGANQAVQASRMGARVSLVGAVGQDLRGRSCLENLREEGIECRVRTAQEDTGVGVEHIVDGDVFATIVPGANARVDPEWVTCQEDLFRTASVVVLQNEIPAESNVQAVRLARLHGARVVYNAAPARAADPAMMRECDYLVVNEEEAQHYLGSRITDLDDPQETARAVTALRHLSPGVIMTLGERGSHVAVNGEVHHVPAVPAQVVDATGAGDSFVGAFAAALDGGRDDLGAAILASHVAARTVTGAGAQTSMPRYKDLSDEAVRAQGGDSHPAA